The genomic region GTCGTCCCCGCAACCGGCCCGATTTCGGCCCGCGCGATCTCGGCCAGCGAACGTCCGCCGCGGCGCACGCTGGCGGCCAGGACCAACATGTCTTGCACGGCCCCGGCCAGGCACACGCCGACGATCAACCAGATCAGGCCCGGCAGGTACCCGAACTGGATGGCCAGCACGGGCCCGATCAAGGGGCCGGCTCCGCTAATGGCCGCGAAGTGGTGACCGAACAGCACCCACTTGTGCGTGGGGTGAAAATTCTGACCGTCGTTGAATTCAAAGGCCGGCGTGACCCGCGTATCGTCGAGCACCGCCACGCGCGCCGCGAGAAAGGCGCTGTAGTAGCGGTAGGCGATCGCCAGGATGCACAAAACGCCGATCATGATGGGCATGGCATGCATGGCGATTACCGTCGGAAGGCTAGGGGGCTGCATTTCGGAGAACACAAGGGAAGGATTCGGCCGAGTTCGCGCTTGATCGTGGCCGAATCTGCACGCCTGACGCTCGTGACGCCAGGCCGGCATCACACGATATCCAGACCATTGTCGGCCGACAAGTTCGATCGTAGTAGACCCCTTGGCGACAAGCCTTATAATTTGCTGCTTCTGAGACAGTCCTTCCTGCTCGACAGTAGTGCAGGATCGCGAGGCAGACGGTTGACACGCGGCCCGCTCGAATACAAACACCCTCGAACAGCAAACACCGTAAGGAGCGCAGCACCGTGGCTGAAAAGGTCGTGATCATTGGCAGTGGACCGGCCGGTTGGACCGCGGCGATTTACACCGCGCGGGCCAGCCTCGAACCGCTGGTCTTCGAGGGGGCCGTCACCGAGGAGAACCGCATCAGTGGGACGCTGCCGCTTGGGCAGTTGGCCCTGACGACCGAGGTGGAAAACTATCCCGGATTTCCCGCGGGGGACCTGGGCGGCTACCTCGATAATTCGATCGAAGCCAGCCGCCGCGGCCTGATGGCGCCGCACGAAAAAGAGGGCGTGAGCGGGCCGGAGCTGATGGAGCTGATGCGACAGCAGGCCGTGAACTTCGGCACCCGCATCGTGACCGACGATATTGTCGACGTCGACTTTACGCAGCGGCCGTTTCGCCTCACCGCTTCCAGCGGCCAGGTGTTTCACGCCCATGCCGTGATCGTCGCCACCGGGGCGCGGGCGAATTATTTGGGGCTGCCCTCGGAAGAGGCATACAAGAACCGCGGCGTCAGTGCTTGCGCCGTGTGCGACGGCGCTCTGCCGCGGTTTCGCAACAAGCCGCTGATCGTGGTTGGCGGCGGCGACTCGGCCGTTGAAGAGGGGACCTACCTGAGCAAGTTCGCCAGCCGTGTTCATCTGGTCCACCGCCGCGACGAACTGCGCGCTTCGAAAATTATGGCCGACCGCGCCAAGAACGATCCCAAGATCACGATCGAGTGGAACAGCGCCGTCGACGAGGTCTTGGGCGATCCGAAAGACGGTGTCACGGCCGTGCGCATCAAGAGCACCACCGACGGCACCAAACGCGAGATACCCGCCACGGGCATGTTCCTGGCGATCGGCCACACGCCGAATACAAAGTTCCTGGAAGGCAAGCTGGAACTTACGGCCAAGAAGTACATCAAGTGGACGGTTCCGTTTCGCACGAACACCAGCGTCGAAGGAGTTTTTGCCGCCGGCGACGTGGCCGACGACAATTACCGCCAGGCCGTCACGGCCGCCGGCAGCGGCTGCATGGCCGCGCTCGACGCCGAACGCTGGCTCGCCGCGCACGAATAGAACGGCGCGCACAAACAAGAAGACCGACTGTGCGACGGCGGCGCAGCGACAAATAACACGTCGCCGGCACAGGACTATTTAGCCGCGGTGCTGGCACCGCGTTCCACGGAGGGCATCGCATGGAAACAATCCGCGTCGCCGAGGCTCGGCAGCCGTCGACCGTCGGTCGTCAGGTCCGCCTGCAAGGTTGGGTTCGCACCCGCCGCGACAGCAAGGGGGGCTTCAGCTTCCTCGAACTGAACGACGGCTCGTCGCTGGCCAACGTCCAGGTCATCGCCGACGGGGCGCTCGCCAACTACGAAAGCGAAGTGAAGCACCTGGGCGCGGGCGCGAGCGTTACGATCGAGGGGCTCGTCAAGGCTTCGCCCGCCAAGGGGCAAGCCACCGAAGTGCAGGCCGAACGCGTCATCGTACATGGGCTGGCCGATCCCGAGACTTATCCGCTGCAAAAGAAGAATCACTCGTTCGAGTTTTTGCGCACGATCGGCCACCTGCGGCCGCGCACCAACACCTTTGGCGCCGTGACGCGCGTGCGCAACTGCGTCAGCCGCTCGATTCACAGCTTCTTCCAGGAGGAGGGCTTCCTGTACATCCAGGCGCCGATCATCACCGCCAGCGACTGCGAAGGAGCCGGCGAGATGTTCAAGGTTTCGACGCTCGACCTGGCGAAAGTGCCCAAGACGCCCGCCGGCGCCGTCGACTACGCGCAAGATTTTTTCGATCGGCCGGCGTTCCTCACCGTCAGTGGGCAATTACAGGCCGAGATCTTTGCCTGCTCGCTGGGAAAGGTGTACACATTCGGCCCCACGTTCCGCGCCGAGAACTCCAACACCTCGCGGCACCTGGCCGAATTCTGGATGATCGAGCCCGAGATGGCCTTCTTCGAACTGACGGACAACATGGCGCTGGCCGAGCGATTCCTGAAACGCATCTTCCGCGACGTGCTTGCCCAATGCCCTGAAGATATGGAGTTCTTCCGCGAACGCATCGACAAGACCGTGATCGAAACGTTGGAAGGGATCGTCTCGAGCGATTTCGTGCGGCTGTCGTATACCGAGGCGGTCGACATCTTGAAAGCGTCGGGCCAGCAATTCGAATTCCCTGTCGAGTGGGGAAGCGACTTGCAAGCCGAGCACGAGCGCTATCTGACCGAACAGAAATTCCAGAAGCCGGTCATCCTGTACGACTACCCGAAGCAGATCAAAGCCTTTTACATGCGGCTGAACGACGACGATCGCACGGTCCGCGCCATGGACGTGCTGGTGCCGAAGGTGGGCGAGATCATCGGCGGCAGCCAGCGCGAAGAACGGCTCGACGTGCTTACGCGCCGCA from Pirellulales bacterium harbors:
- a CDS encoding thioredoxin-disulfide reductase, yielding MAEKVVIIGSGPAGWTAAIYTARASLEPLVFEGAVTEENRISGTLPLGQLALTTEVENYPGFPAGDLGGYLDNSIEASRRGLMAPHEKEGVSGPELMELMRQQAVNFGTRIVTDDIVDVDFTQRPFRLTASSGQVFHAHAVIVATGARANYLGLPSEEAYKNRGVSACAVCDGALPRFRNKPLIVVGGGDSAVEEGTYLSKFASRVHLVHRRDELRASKIMADRAKNDPKITIEWNSAVDEVLGDPKDGVTAVRIKSTTDGTKREIPATGMFLAIGHTPNTKFLEGKLELTAKKYIKWTVPFRTNTSVEGVFAAGDVADDNYRQAVTAAGSGCMAALDAERWLAAHE
- the asnS gene encoding asparagine--tRNA ligase — encoded protein: METIRVAEARQPSTVGRQVRLQGWVRTRRDSKGGFSFLELNDGSSLANVQVIADGALANYESEVKHLGAGASVTIEGLVKASPAKGQATEVQAERVIVHGLADPETYPLQKKNHSFEFLRTIGHLRPRTNTFGAVTRVRNCVSRSIHSFFQEEGFLYIQAPIITASDCEGAGEMFKVSTLDLAKVPKTPAGAVDYAQDFFDRPAFLTVSGQLQAEIFACSLGKVYTFGPTFRAENSNTSRHLAEFWMIEPEMAFFELTDNMALAERFLKRIFRDVLAQCPEDMEFFRERIDKTVIETLEGIVSSDFVRLSYTEAVDILKASGQQFEFPVEWGSDLQAEHERYLTEQKFQKPVILYDYPKQIKAFYMRLNDDDRTVRAMDVLVPKVGEIIGGSQREERLDVLTRRMQEQKLDPAAYWWYTDLRRYGTVPHSGFGLGLERIVQFITGMGNIRDVIPFPRTPGSAEF